One Hypomesus transpacificus isolate Combined female chromosome 6, fHypTra1, whole genome shotgun sequence DNA segment encodes these proteins:
- the katnbl1 gene encoding KATNB1-like protein 1, whose amino-acid sequence MATGNQDGQKRKFDRLSQAMPHALCMPNLHFVTEHTMKKVDYYNKEDIDKDRFTLTHVVHIPGKVKRVSVCKRKARKAALNSVALCRVPRAGLSCDMANKENELMSEDIEGDVHHNDNCGFPVNSAEASKMTEPGSKCGDYFAELSKDHEAMTHVLFGRNLRLNVALTLWRRNTSELVAYLIRIQDTGVLLDCLPIITKNLQSDTPCISLGCCVDLLPQVKTILASKHEENLIVGLHWVQSVIKKWWPELSANGNTLKESFSEDKNLQAMRQQLKECWEDGTQLSSVPGTTGEIAKTIESYLSQLH is encoded by the exons ATGGCCACTGGAAATCAGGATGGGCAAAAGAGGAAGTTCGACAGGCTCAGCCAAGCCATGCCTCACGCTCTGTGTATGCCCAATCTGCATTTTGTTACTGAACACACCATGAAGAAG GTGGATTATTATAATAAGGAAGATATAGATAAAGACAG ATTCACATTGACACACGTCGTCCACATTCCTGGCAAAGTGAAGCGAGTTTCGGTGTGCAAGAGGAAGGCACGCAAAGCGGCGTTGAACTCGGTGGCGTTGTGCAGGGTGCCCCGCGCGGGCCTGTCCTGTGACATGGCCAACAAAGAGAATGAGCTGATGAGTGAAGACATTGAGGGCGACGTACACCACAATGACAACTGCGGGTTCCCTGTGAACTCTGCAGAGGCCTCCAAGATGACTGAGCCCGGCTCCAAGTGCGGTGATTACTTTGCGGAG TTATCGAAAGACCATGAAGCTATGACGCACGTGTTGTTTGGAAGGAATCTACGACTTAATGTAGCACTGACACTTTGGCGTCGAAATACTAGTGAACTTGTGGCATACCTGATAAG AATTCAAGATACTGGGGTGCTTCTTGATTGTCTACCCATTATAACAAAAAA CCTTCAGAGTGACACACCATGCATTTCCCTTGGCTGCTGTGTAGACCTACTGCCACAAGTGAAAACAATCCTTGCCAGTAAACATGAAGA AAACTTGATTGTGGGTTTGCACTGGGTGCAATCTGTAATCAAAAAGTGGTGGCCAGAACTCTCTGCGAATGGCAATACACTAAAGGAGAGCTTCTCAGAAGACAA GAACCTTCAAGCCATGAGGCAGCAGCTGAAAGAATGTTGGGAGGATGGAACCCAGCTAAGTTCAGTTCCAGGAACTACAGGAGAGATAGCAAAG aCCATAGAGTCCTACCTATCACAGCTTCACTGA
- the LOC124468396 gene encoding cholesterol 24-hydroxylase-like → MSHKCLKDPVYKRMFSLFGQRFLGNGLVTAQTDDHWYKQRRIMDPAFSSLYLRGLMGTFNEMAERLMDKLGTLADSNTDAQMHRLVNSVTMDVIAKVAFGVDLDLLNHSDSPFPNAILLCLKGLMHHVRDVTFQYNPKNRKCVREVREAIQLLRNTGAKWVNERKEAIQSGEYVPKDILTQIIKAANKEEHMDKEDEEQMLDNFVTFFIAGQETTANQIAFAIMELARLPDILAKVKREVDEVLGMKQEISYDDLGKMGYLSQVLKETLRLYPTAPGTSRWVAEDMVISGVRIPAGVSCLFSSYVSGRLDKFFKDPLTFDPDRFHPDAVKPYYCYYPFALGPRSCLGQNFAQMEAKVVMAKLLQRFDFSLVPGQSFDILDTGTLRPKSGVMCNIKHRQTYSS, encoded by the exons ATGTCTCATAAATGCCTCAAAGACCCAGTCTACAAGCGTATGTTCAGCTTGTTTGGACAAAG GTTCCTAGGAAATGGCCTTGTCACCGCCCAGACTGATGATCATTGGTACAAACAACGGCGTATCATGGACCCTGCTTTTAGCAGCCT GTACCTGAGGGGCCTCATGGGTACCTTCAACGAGATGGCCGAGAGACTGATGGACAAACTGGGAACGCTGGCAGACAGCAACACGGATGCACAAATGCACCGTCTGGTCAACAGTGTCACTATGGATGTCATCGCTAAG GTGGCGTTTGGAGTAGATTTGGATTTGCTGAACCACAGTGACTCTCCTTTCCCTAACGCCATACTGTTGTGTCTGAAAGGGTTGATGCATCATGTGAGAGATGTCACCTTCCAG TATAACCCAAAGAACCGGAAATGTGTCCGTGAAGTAAGGGAGGCCATTCAGCTGTTGAGAAACACTGGTGCTAAGTGGGTTAATGAGAGGAAGGAGGCTATTCAGAGTGGAGAATATGTTCCTAAAGATATCCTCACACAGATCATCAAAGCAGCCAACAAAG AGGAACACATGGATAAAGAGGATGAGGAGCAGATGTTGGACAACTTTGTGACGTTCTTCATCGCGG GCCAAGAaacaacagccaatcaaattgctTTTGCCATTATGGAACTGGCACGACTGCCAGATATATTAGCGAA ggtgaagagggaggtGGATGAGGTCCTTGGGATGAAGCAGGAGATCAGCTATGATGATCTGGGGAAAATGGGTTACTTATCGCAG GTGTTGAAGGAGACCCTGAGGCTGTATCCCACAGCTCCAGGTACCTCTCGCTGGGTGGCAGAGGACATGGTCATCAGCGGTGTCCGGATACCTGCAGGAGTCTCCTGCCTC TTCAGTTCTTATGTCAGTGGAAGGCTGGATAAATTCTTTAAGGACCCGCTGACTTTTGACCCAGATAGGTTTCACCCTGATGCTGTCAA GCCATATTACTGCTACTATCCTTTTGCCCTTGGACCGCGATCTTGCCTGGGACAAAACTTTGCACAG atGGAGGCCAAGGTTGTGATGGCCAAACTGCTTCAGAGGTTTGACTTCAGTCTGGTTCCTGGGCAGTCCTTTGACATCCTCGACACAGGCACACTGAGGCCTAAGAGTGGAGTGATGTGCAACATTAAACACAGGCAAACATACTCCTCCTGA